Proteins found in one Pectobacterium atrosepticum genomic segment:
- a CDS encoding NAD-dependent succinate-semialdehyde dehydrogenase — protein sequence MSGNHLQDHELFKTGYFVAGKWQQGAATFEVVNPATGESIARVAKAGKKETQAAIDAAHAAFPAWKRKTAKERSEILYRWYELILENKRYLAELMTAEQGKPVQEAEGEVVYAANFIQWFAEQGKRVNGEIIPPAKPGSKIYATREPVGVVVAITPWNFPLAMLTRKLGPALAAGCTGVIKPANNTPLSAFALLALAQQAGVPDGVLNGVAGDTQAISDTVMASDKVRKISFTGSTAVGKTLVRNAADTMKKVSMELGGNAPYIVFDDADIQAAVKGAIANRFRNAGQVCVSANRFYIQDGVYDEFVSLLAEEVKKLKVGNGMDDGVVLGPLIDEAAVEKVEKHVNDAVEKGGKALVGGKRHKLGHSFFEPTVIVDANEAMLLAQEETFGPVAPCFRFKTEEEVIQRANNTPFGLAAYFYSQNLQRVFRVAEALESGMIGINECAVSTELAPFGGVKESGLGREGSVLGLDEFLEVKTWHVGGL from the coding sequence ATGTCAGGAAACCATTTACAGGATCATGAACTGTTTAAAACGGGCTACTTCGTTGCGGGGAAGTGGCAGCAGGGCGCAGCCACTTTCGAGGTGGTGAATCCGGCGACGGGTGAGTCTATTGCCCGTGTAGCGAAAGCGGGAAAGAAAGAGACGCAGGCGGCGATTGACGCTGCCCATGCCGCATTCCCCGCCTGGAAGCGTAAAACCGCGAAGGAACGTTCTGAAATTCTGTATCGCTGGTACGAGCTGATTCTGGAGAATAAACGCTATCTGGCGGAGTTGATGACCGCCGAGCAGGGCAAACCGGTGCAGGAAGCCGAAGGCGAAGTCGTTTATGCGGCGAATTTCATTCAGTGGTTTGCTGAGCAGGGAAAACGCGTCAACGGCGAAATTATTCCCCCCGCCAAGCCCGGTTCGAAGATTTATGCCACGCGTGAACCCGTTGGCGTCGTTGTTGCGATTACGCCGTGGAATTTCCCGCTGGCGATGTTGACGCGTAAGTTAGGACCGGCGCTGGCGGCGGGGTGTACCGGCGTGATAAAACCCGCGAACAACACGCCGCTGTCTGCATTTGCACTGTTGGCGCTGGCACAACAGGCGGGCGTACCGGATGGTGTACTCAACGGTGTCGCGGGCGATACGCAGGCGATTAGCGATACCGTCATGGCGAGCGATAAAGTACGCAAAATCTCCTTTACTGGCTCAACGGCAGTAGGGAAAACGCTGGTGCGCAACGCCGCCGACACCATGAAGAAAGTGTCGATGGAACTGGGTGGTAACGCGCCTTATATCGTGTTTGATGATGCGGATATTCAGGCCGCGGTGAAAGGCGCGATCGCTAACCGCTTTCGTAATGCAGGTCAGGTTTGCGTCAGCGCCAATCGGTTTTATATTCAGGACGGCGTCTATGATGAGTTTGTTTCCCTGCTTGCGGAAGAAGTGAAAAAGCTGAAGGTCGGCAACGGTATGGATGACGGTGTCGTGCTCGGCCCACTGATTGACGAGGCTGCTGTCGAGAAGGTGGAAAAACACGTCAATGATGCGGTGGAGAAAGGCGGCAAGGCGCTTGTTGGCGGTAAACGACACAAGCTGGGCCACAGCTTTTTTGAACCGACAGTGATTGTTGACGCTAACGAAGCGATGCTGCTTGCGCAGGAAGAAACCTTTGGCCCGGTTGCCCCGTGTTTTCGTTTCAAAACGGAAGAAGAGGTGATTCAACGCGCCAACAATACGCCGTTTGGTCTGGCGGCTTATTTCTACAGCCAGAATTTGCAGCGTGTGTTCCGCGTGGCAGAAGCGTTGGAGAGCGGCATGATTGGCATTAACGAATGTGCCGTTTCGACTGAGCTTGCGCCATTTGGCGGCGTGAAAGAATCGGGGCTAGGCCGCGAAGGCTCTGTACTGGGGCTAGACGAGTTTCTGGAAGTGAAAACCTGGCACGTGGGCGGGTTGTGA
- a CDS encoding ribosome-associated protein, with translation MKQKPEDWLNDVPDNQEDDEDDEIIWVSKSEIKRDAEALKDLGAELVDLGKNALEKIPLDDDLRAAVELAQRITREGRRRQLQLIGKLLRARDPEPIQIALDKLNNRHNQQVALFHKLEQLRDRLITEGDDVIPEILALYSHADRQQLRSLVRNAQKEKAANKPPKAARQIFQYLRELAETTN, from the coding sequence ATGAAACAAAAACCCGAAGACTGGCTGAATGACGTCCCGGATAATCAAGAAGACGACGAAGATGATGAAATTATCTGGGTCAGTAAAAGCGAAATAAAGCGCGATGCCGAAGCGCTGAAAGATCTCGGTGCGGAACTGGTTGATCTGGGCAAAAATGCCCTGGAAAAGATCCCACTGGACGACGATCTGCGTGCGGCAGTGGAGCTAGCGCAGCGGATCACGAGAGAAGGCCGCCGCCGTCAGCTACAGCTGATTGGTAAGTTGTTGCGCGCCCGCGATCCAGAACCAATCCAAATCGCGCTGGATAAGCTGAACAACCGTCATAATCAGCAGGTGGCATTATTCCACAAACTGGAACAACTGCGCGACCGCCTGATTACCGAGGGAGACGATGTGATTCCAGAGATTCTGGCACTGTATTCACATGCCGACCGTCAGCAGCTGCGTTCTCTGGTGCGCAACGCGCAGAAAGAAAAAGCGGCTAACAAACCGCCGAAAGCCGCACGTCAGATCTTCCAATATCTGCGTGAGCTGGCTGAAACCACAAACTAA